The sequence CCGCAGTCAGCGTTTCGCCGTCGCGTTTTTTGCGGATAACTTCGGTAAACAGCATCGCCGGTCAGCGGGTTCCAAACAGGCGGTCGCCGGCGTCGCCCAGTCCCGGCACGATGTACTTTTTCTCGTTCAGCCGCTCGTCAACGGCGGCCGTATAGATGGTCACGTCCGGATGAGATTTTTCCACCATCGCGATCCCTTCCGGACAGGTGACGATGCATACGACAATGACTTTTTGCACGCCGCTTTTTTTCAGCAGGTCGAGGGCGGCAGCAGTAGAGCCGCCGGTGGCCAGCATCGGGTCAACGACGATGTAAAGCGCATTGCTGTTGTTCGGCACCTTGTTGTAATACTCAACCGGCTGCTTGGTTTCTTCATCGCGATACATGCCGAGGAAACCCACGCGTGCGGTCGGCACCAGGCCGAGTATGCCGTCCAGCATGCCCACACCGGCACGAAGTATGGGTACGACGACAATATCATTGGCGATCTTCTGGCATTGCGCCATCCCGACCGGTGTCTGTACCGCGACATCTTCGACTTCGACGTGCTTGAGGGCGTCGTAGCACACGAACATGGTGATCTCTGTGGCCAGCTCGCGGAAGCGCTTGTGGCCGGTTTCAGAATCGCGCAGAATCGCGAGCTTGTGCTGTATGCACGGGTGTTTGACTTCGACGTACATGCTTTTCCCCTGGTCCGATGCACGTGACGGGTGGCTAAAGTACCATGAAACGAGCCCGGGCAGACCAGGCTGCCGGGGGTGCGAATACAGATGGCCAAGCTCTATTTCTATTATTCTTCGATGAATGCCGGCAAGACCACCGCGCTGCTGCAGGCCAGCTATAACTACCGTGAGCGCGGCATGAAAACGCTGGTGCTGTCGCCCGCGATGGATGATCGTTATGGCGCTGGCCGCGTCGTTTCGCGTATTGGTATCGAAGCTGAAGCGCACGCTTTCCGCCGCGACGATGACCTGCTGGAGGTAATACAGGAACGCGTCACCGGCGCACCCATAAATTGCGTTCTGGTCGACGAAGCACAGTTTTTGAGCAAGCAGCAGGTTTACCAGTTGTCGGAAGTTACTGACAAGCTGGATATACCGGTGCTCGCGTACGGGCTGCGTACCGATTTCCAGGGCGAGCCGTTTCCCGGCAGTAAGTACCTGCTGGCGTGGGCAGACAACCTCAAGGAAATAAAAGCCATCTGCGATTGTGGTTCCAAGGCTACGATGGTGGTGCGCCTCGATGAGGCAGGCAACACGATTCGCGACGGCTCACAGATAGAGATTGGCGGCAATGACCGCTACCTGTCGTTGTGCCGGCGTCACTTCAAGGAACGCTTCCATGATGCGGTGGATTAGCATTCTTGCTGCCGCAGTATCACTCTGCGCAGCAGGACAGGCCGCCGCCAGTGAAGCCATTCTGCCGTCGTTGCCGCCATGGCAGTCAAACAGCCTGGAACTGATTGCCGCCCCGGACGACCCGTGGATTACACCGGCCGAACGCAGCGGGCTTACCACAACGCCACGCTACGCCGAAACGCTGTCGTGGCTGCGCCGCCTGGTTGACGCGGCGCCGCAGCTCGAGCTGGTTTCAATAGGCCGCAGCGATGAGGGGCGCGACATCTGGATGGTGGTTGCCGCGGAAAACCGCGCGACGACGGCAAAACAACTGGGCGACAATAGCCGGCCGACGCTGCTGGTGCAGGCCGGTATACATTCCGGCGAAATCGACGGCAAGGATGCCGGCCTGATGCTGCTGCGCGATATGACGGTAGCGAACAAGCTGAGCGACCTGCTCGAGCGGGCAAACCTGCTGTTCATCCCGATCCTCAACGTCGACGGACACGAGCGTTTTTCGGCTCACGGCCGTATCAACCAGCGTGGCCCGGCCGAGATGGGCTGGCGCAGCAATGCCCGCAATCTCAACCTGAATCGCGACTACACAAAGCTGGAGACCCCCGGAGTAAGGGCGGTGGTTGGCGTTATCAATGACTGGCAGCCGGACCTTTATATCGACGTGCACGTCACCGACGGTGTTGACTACCAGTACGACATCACCTGGGGCTACAACGGCAGTCACGCCTGGTCGCCGGCGGTGTCGGGCTGGCTGGCGCAGTTTCTCGAACCGGCGGCGACCCGTGCCCTGAGTAAACGCGGTCATGTACCTGGCCCGCTGATCTTTGCCGAAAACTACGATGACTACAGCGCCGGTATCAGCAGCTGGACTGCCAGTCCGCGTTATTCCAACGGTTATGGCGATGCGCGTCACCTGGCGACCGTGCTGGTG comes from Gammaproteobacteria bacterium and encodes:
- a CDS encoding M14 family metallopeptidase → MRWISILAAAVSLCAAGQAAASEAILPSLPPWQSNSLELIAAPDDPWITPAERSGLTTTPRYAETLSWLRRLVDAAPQLELVSIGRSDEGRDIWMVVAAENRATTAKQLGDNSRPTLLVQAGIHSGEIDGKDAGLMLLRDMTVANKLSDLLERANLLFIPILNVDGHERFSAHGRINQRGPAEMGWRSNARNLNLNRDYTKLETPGVRAVVGVINDWQPDLYIDVHVTDGVDYQYDITWGYNGSHAWSPAVSGWLAQFLEPAATRALSKRGHVPGPLIFAENYDDYSAGISSWTASPRYSNGYGDARHLATVLVENHSLKPYLQRVLGTYVFLEATMRALGEHGSLLRKAARKDSRRRNDKIVLAWQKGAAVLPEIMSFKGVRSEREYSPVTGDSITRWTGEPVELPVVVRANDQPKAVVSRPRGYYVPAAWSFIVDRLRPHGIRCELLKTGKRVPVEHYRLPEATLATSPFEGRVRVDPGDVVVERGEMHVRPGDCFVPTDQPLGTLAMLLLEPQSPDSLLQWGYFLEIMTRTEYFEDYAVEPMAQQMLLHDAELAQRFRDKLQADPAFSADKEARLRWFYEQTPYFDQRYRLYPIARRVN
- a CDS encoding thymidine kinase produces the protein MAKLYFYYSSMNAGKTTALLQASYNYRERGMKTLVLSPAMDDRYGAGRVVSRIGIEAEAHAFRRDDDLLEVIQERVTGAPINCVLVDEAQFLSKQQVYQLSEVTDKLDIPVLAYGLRTDFQGEPFPGSKYLLAWADNLKEIKAICDCGSKATMVVRLDEAGNTIRDGSQIEIGGNDRYLSLCRRHFKERFHDAVD
- the upp gene encoding uracil phosphoribosyltransferase, translated to MYVEVKHPCIQHKLAILRDSETGHKRFRELATEITMFVCYDALKHVEVEDVAVQTPVGMAQCQKIANDIVVVPILRAGVGMLDGILGLVPTARVGFLGMYRDEETKQPVEYYNKVPNNSNALYIVVDPMLATGGSTAAALDLLKKSGVQKVIVVCIVTCPEGIAMVEKSHPDVTIYTAAVDERLNEKKYIVPGLGDAGDRLFGTR